Proteins from a genomic interval of Arvicola amphibius chromosome 14, mArvAmp1.2, whole genome shotgun sequence:
- the Lce6a gene encoding late cornified envelope protein 6A, with product MSQQKQQLQELPYAPKCPPPQCPDPCLKTFSSYGISCSASSSSHSQRPGLPNTAARRIVHHPQPRCLRGGTTYHCKEEEC from the coding sequence ATGTCACAACAGAAGCAACAACTTCAGGAGCTCCCATATGCTCCCAAatgtccacctccccagtgcccaGACCCCTGTCTGAAGACCTTCTCATCTTACGGGATTTCTTGTTCAGCAAGCTCTTCTTCACACTCCCAAAGGCCAGGGCTTCCGAACACTGCTGCACGCAGGATAGTTCACCACCCACAGCCCCGCTGCCTCAGGGGCGGTACCACCTACCACTGCAAAGAGGAAGAGTGCTGA